Genomic window (Ruminococcus flavefaciens AE3010):
ATCGACATAACCGATACTTACAGAATGTTCGATCTTATCAATGCAGTAAACACCTTCTCAATAATGGGTAATTCCCGTGAACTTGAAAGTTACTTCGCCAATCAGGATAACGAAGTGGTTAAACAGACTATAGCTGCAATGAACAGCTTTTCCGATGAGATCTCTCTTTGCCGCACTTCTAAACTTGATACTGTTCTGAAAACACTTAATGATCGGTTAAATGAGCTTTCAGAACTCCATACCGATTCCAAAGATGTGATACTGCTGAAAAGTCTTTCGGAGAAAATAAGGAATAAATTCGGCTGTAATAATAAGATTGAGTATCCAGACGTTGTGAAATGGTGTCTTGATAACCGCCTGATACAACAAGCTGTTACAATTTATGTTGAAAAGATGCCGGAATATCTATTTAGCACGAAAGTGCTGTCATATGATCCTAAAAATATTAACACGGGCTCTTTTCAAAAGAATTTTGATATATACTACAATTTACTTTATAACGGATTATTGAGACTTACAAGCAGTATAACTTTTTCGCAATACCCTGTTGGAAATCTGCTTTTAAGATTGAAAAGGGATAATTCTACTGTTTATCGTGAAATATGCACTGTAAATAACATAAACGACCTGAGTATAAAGAATCAGCTGACTCAGGACGAACGAAGAGGAATCTTAAACCTGATCCGTGTTAAGAATGCTATATTCTCAGAACCAAATGTCAGGCGAACAGTGGATGATATTGAGAGTAAAAAGCAGAATACCAAGCTGCGGGATTTTGCGGACACTGATATCTTTGAGATTATGGCTACCACCACTGAAGCATTTGTCAATGTACTGCTAAAAGAGAAAGAGTATATACGCTTGTTACAAGGAGAATTCACGCCTTATGCCCCAAGAGTATGGACTGCCGCAGATATAAACGTGGTTGAACATCTGGAACGTGTTTTGAGCGAGAACAAGGATATGTATTCATTTAGCTCTGAAATCGACTACAATTACATTAAAGAGTTACTAAGGCATCTTATTTATGTCAAGCGATACGTCAGGAATGCTTTAAACCATGCAAGCGAGGAAAGACACGTAACAGATGAATATGATGAATACTTCAGAGGGATGGGATATAATGTCTCTGCTGAACTATCTGTCACGGAAATAGAGCCTTTTTTACGAAAAGCCGTAGACCTTATAATAAAAATCACATATTAAAAGGAGAATTTGTATGAAAAAATTTATTTGTGTTACACCTTTCCAGAATCCCGATTATCTAAAATCTGTGATCTATACTCCGGCTAACAATCCCAGTCTCGGATATGACAAGGAAACAAGATTTCCCATTATTCCAACCATAAACGCCTATACTGAGAATGGCGAGGAGATAGAGTTAATCAATATTTTCTGCAATCACGAAAATGCTAAAATAAATTATGTTCCCATGAAAAAAGAAATAGATTGTATTTCTGAAGAGAAAAATCTGAAAATAGTTGAGCGGACTATAGACGTACCGTTTAACAGCAGTCTTGAAATCCAGTTCAAAATCTTTTCCGAGCTTATATCTTTTACAAATGATAACGATATGCTTTTCTGTGATATAACCTACGGAACAAAAGTTATGAATCAGGTGCTTACTATGGCCATCAATTATGGTTACACTATCCACAATGATGTCACAATAGGCTGCATGGTTTACGGAGAATACGATTTCGTTAAGAAAATTCCAATAATTTACGATATAACTTCCCTGATCTATCTCAATGAGATCGTAAAAATACTGGCTGATAACAAGGTCAGCGATCCGGAAAAGAAAATAAAAGCCTTTCTTAATTGGGAGGATTAGTTATGATTAATGATGAAAAGAACAGGAATTTATCAGAAGATGAGATAAACGAAATTGCAAGGAAATACTCTGAAGCAAAAAAAGTCGGTGATAAGAATCTCGAAAAAAACTATATGGTTCAGCTGTACAATTTTCTGTATGCGCCCACAGTATTGCA
Coding sequences:
- a CDS encoding TM1812 family CRISPR-associated protein, with the translated sequence MKKFICVTPFQNPDYLKSVIYTPANNPSLGYDKETRFPIIPTINAYTENGEEIELINIFCNHENAKINYVPMKKEIDCISEEKNLKIVERTIDVPFNSSLEIQFKIFSELISFTNDNDMLFCDITYGTKVMNQVLTMAINYGYTIHNDVTIGCMVYGEYDFVKKIPIIYDITSLIYLNEIVKILADNKVSDPEKKIKAFLNWED
- a CDS encoding TM1812 family CRISPR-associated protein, whose protein sequence is MRNIIITNISALPQKEPQINSYTSDIGEFTGKYTNEAPIKYLMSYLNNKREKADIIIAVRTAEANSAYTLFEEAVRAYADEISSSRPEMIPIDTSETELEKTIDAIISHVNENDKVLIDTTGGFRNSSYLLMAVVRFLEYAGIGLTKAIYAKFHDERKIIDITDTYRMFDLINAVNTFSIMGNSRELESYFANQDNEVVKQTIAAMNSFSDEISLCRTSKLDTVLKTLNDRLNELSELHTDSKDVILLKSLSEKIRNKFGCNNKIEYPDVVKWCLDNRLIQQAVTIYVEKMPEYLFSTKVLSYDPKNINTGSFQKNFDIYYNLLYNGLLRLTSSITFSQYPVGNLLLRLKRDNSTVYREICTVNNINDLSIKNQLTQDERRGILNLIRVKNAIFSEPNVRRTVDDIESKKQNTKLRDFADTDIFEIMATTTEAFVNVLLKEKEYIRLLQGEFTPYAPRVWTAADINVVEHLERVLSENKDMYSFSSEIDYNYIKELLRHLIYVKRYVRNALNHASEERHVTDEYDEYFRGMGYNVSAELSVTEIEPFLRKAVDLIIKITY